TAGGTAATGTATACGTCTGCAAGAACTTACCTGTCATATAATTTAGAAAGTGCCTGTGGCCTTAAATAACTATGTTTTCCAGTTTTCAATACAACTGCATTCCCGGATTCAGGTTGCCCTTCACCTTTTTCGGCTTTAGGTTTCCCTCTTGTTCCCCTTGATAACGGCTTCCAATTAGCATTGCTAAGAGAATGAGCCAGTAGATCAGCTATGTCTGTGGCCATTGCCTCGGCTTTCTTCACATATGGAAATCTTTCCTGCTTGAAGTGGTTTGACAACCATAAATACATAGACAACACTTGATGCCTAGTCTCAAGGTCCAGGAGTTCTGAATCATTCCGGGCAGAGCTTCTCGGCAAGCCCATAGCTATATTGACAGGCATATTCTGACTGAACGTCGTAGCAAATCTGAGTAAGTGGTACATAGCTTTCGGGTCTCTAATATTAACTGGGGCAAAACAGAAGTTAAAACGATCTTCTAAAGACAGTCCCTGGACCCTCTCCAACATATTTGCAATCTTCTTTATGTGATCATATAGACACAAGAAGTATGATCCATCCAAACGGCAACTTTCACCAAACTTTTCTAGTAGCTGGCAGAACGTCATATTAGGAAGTTGACTGGCAAATAATTCAACCTGCTCAAAGAAAGGAAACAACCCCACTTTCTTAACCTCGTCAAAAGGTTGTTTCAAACACTCGATCAAGTAATCCAAATCATCTAAATGCATGGTCGTGGCAAGACCATCGGGATAAAGGCATCCTCTCCTACCAGCTCTTCCTGCAATTTGCTTAACCTGTGATGCTGGGACGGGGACCATTTTGTCACCATTGTATTTCGAGAGGCTATTAAAAATCACCCTTCTAATGTTAAGGTTCAGGCCCATTCCCACTGCATCACTAGCTACTAGAACATCATATTCATTACTTTGATCATTGAACAAAGTAGCCTGGTGTCTACGAGTTTCTGGTGGCAAGGCACCATATATAACACAACAACGATGTTTGGTCTGTTTCTCGATGGCCAACTTAACCTCAAATATCTCTCTCCTTGAGAAGGCAACTACACAATCCCCTGATCGAATATTTTGAAGATTACCAAGTAAGGTCTTTGCTTCAACCACCAGCGGTTTGAACCTCTCATAATGTTGCTCATACAACTCATCTCCAGTGTCTTGACAGATCTTTCGAACAATATCCAAAACACTAGGATCGCCACACAAATGTATCTCATCAGCCTTCAACCCCAAGAGTGCCCTTGTCCATGCAAACCCCCTATATGGATCTGACATCATCTGAATCTCATCAATAATGGCCACATCGTACAATTCTTGCATTGACACCATTTCCACAGTACATGCAACATGATTCGAAAATGGGACGTGCTTCTTTTCTTGCCCCGTTAGTAGACTGCAATAAATGCCTTTTGCATTAACCTTATCAAAAACTTCCATAGCCAACAACCTGAGAGGACCACAATAAATGCCCTTTTTCGCATCCATAAACCGTTGCAGAGCATTATATGTTTTACCACTATTAGTCGGCCCACAATGATAAATTATCTTCCGTTTCATAGCCCGCGCAAATGGGAACCAAGTGTGAGGCTTCGTGAGGTCCGCCATCTCAACCATACCCCTGAACCTCTTGATCTCATCCGGGAAATTATCCAAACAAAACTCAACAAATATAGGAAACAAGAACTTCACAGCAGAATCACTCGGCCCTAGTGACACCAGGTACCGAGCAACATCAGCAGGGCATTTCTTCCTAAAAAAGTGGTGGAACTTGCTCGCGGCTGTGGGGAAAAAAGACAAACCAATGTAAATGGCCAGAGCCTGGTTTGACGCCCAACCTGACTTGGCAAAGTAATTGAACACTTCCAGCAGCACTTCCCCCTCTGATCTCTCAAGCTTTGCACCCTTTTTGGCATCGCAAAGGGCACGGTACAATTCAACAGGATCTCGCAATGCGACACTTGCAAATTCCTCACTATtctgattattattattactattattctcTAATTCATCCCTACcaatactactactactactattacTATTGCATTCTACAGAATCATCATCTACCTCCGAATTGCATTCATTAGTATCATCATTTTTAACAACCACGCTACCAGATAAGGAAGAAACACCATTAACTTCATTTTCAAGCTCAAAACTAACACTCTTACCAAATTCGTAATCCGATTCCGCGGCAGTGTCCTTCTCGCCGCCACCATCGCCGGCGTGGTCTGAAAACTGCCTCATGGGGAGGGTTGTTCCACCGGAAAGATTCCAACTTTGGAGGAAACGCAGGGGAAAACGAGAGTTCCGGAAGTGGGTCGAGAAACTTGGAATTGGAGCATCAAAATTTCGAAATTGTGAAGTAGAAGCGGCGTTAAAATGGTGGATGTTGGaaagaaggagaaccttgagccTATGAATGGTTCTCTTGCGTGCGCACAAGTTGAAGAGAGTTGTTGCCATGGAAGAACTGAAGAACAATCAATTCAGAGAAGGCTCAAACGGGAAAGAATGGGTTGCCGAGGTTTTAGAGAAATGAGAACTGGTGAAGGAAAGTGAATAGAGGGAAACGTCTGGTTAAAgggtttttcttttccttctcgtttcttttatttatttatttattttttcttttttgggacAAAATGTTAGGGTTAAACGAaagtctctctttctctctctcctatttttattttgttaattactaTAGGGTCTATAAATGTTTACAAaacttattaaaaaaaagttaaaaatatccgcgggacaaaaggtcagggacctatttgtcattttctctttattttattaatGTCTGCTATTTTATAGTATGAAAAAATTGATAGAAGACATTAGTAGATACTCATGGTAAGAGTGTTTAGGATTGGGTCTAATCACATTTAAAAGGGTATCGGATTAATTTTGATTCGACCCAAAAATAACTCGAAATAAATTGGGTCGACCCAATATAAAATTAGTATATacgaatttaaatattttatatagggTAATACTCAAATTAGtctttagaaattttaaaatcgGACATTTTAGTCTTTCAGGTTTTAAAATACATAAAACAGTCTTCAACTTCTATTTTCGTTTGACAATACAATCTCCTTCCGTTAGTCACTAACAGTAATTACTGACGTAGAATGTTAACTCACACACGTGGTCGTTAAGTGTCCATGTGTGAAAGTTGGACAAATAAATTCCTAGAGTAAAATACAACACAgtctttgaaaaattaaaaaaaatctcaaaacaGTTCTTGAAAAAGtattaaaatttcaaaacagTCCTTTCAAATATTTGTGATctttttggctaatttttttagCAATGGAGACTTAACATATGTTATGCGCAATTATAGAACTATAGCATATTTTTTATGGATATAAAGgtgaattttttttagttagaatttgtaaatTGAAGGCTCAATTTTGCCTGTAATACAAAATTTAGGGTCCGACTTGTGGTGTGGTGAAGATGATGAACAAATTGAAGGCTCAATTTTGTTTGGGATACAAAATTTAGGGTCCAATTTGTACATTTAAACCCAAATCTAACCTTTAGATttgtattttcttaaaaaaaaaattttaaaatcacaaattTGAGCTCtccacataaaaaaaattatatcaagtTTTCGCATTATTTAAAAACACCATTAAAAGGCtaacaccaaaaataaaaaacaatcttTTTCACCAATGACAGGAGTCCACTTAAAACCCACCAAACGATATATTAGAGCTACATTCATAGTATATAATTACTAATTTATTACAATAAAGAATATTGTAAAATCATAATTATTTTAATAGAATatcatatataaaataataaaaaacataagaaatacataatatataaaaagttattataaaataaagaaactaaTTGTTTTTATAATATTCTGCAGCTGAANNNNNNNNNNNNNNNNNNNNNNNNNAGAGGTTATTGAATTATAAAATATGTTATTTATATATCTAAACTTCTAAGATATTGATAtcgaataaattttaaaaaaatattttcaagtaaaaaaaaatctatttgcATAATTATTATCTATGGATTGTGGTAGTACAAACAACTTTAACTGTAAGTTTATTTTATGCAATATTGCAGCAACTGAATTCTAAAATTCTTTAAGAAACATTAATAGAACATTTGAATTTACCAAGACATTTCTTTAAGTATTATGAAGTATTAGAAGTTTCACATTAAGATTTTGTAAATCATCTATATTGATCTTGTAGTTAaccaaaacttaaaaatttgactTCATAAATGACTTGGTTCGCATTACATGTAAATTCTAATAAAATGTTGTCTTCATAAGCATTTACACAAATATTTtcaattatttatatatgtaaaaaattttatgttaaataAGAGTTCTCCTATCTTTTCAAACAATAATAGCTCATTCTCTTCGTCATCNAAAAAGAttattttaaaactttaaaaattttttaaggattgttttgatatttttttaattttttacagaCTATTTTATACTTTATCCTAGAGACTGACTTGTCCAATTTACACAATTAATATACTGAAGTTATTCATCCAACGATGCATTGTCAAAAACTAAGAAGAatctaaaagaagaaagaataatgTGTCGAATTGAATGAAACTAAGTTTTCCTCATGGACACGGCAAGCTAAGATAGGGGTTCTTTGGATTTCACTGAACAACTTGACGGAACTTGCAAGAATGGCAGATGGCATTAAAGTATAATTTCTAAAGACTAACTAGttgcgagctttccagcaatgccagcaaatgatggcaagcaattgaggatttCGATTTGTATTCCTCAATAGGTTAAACATCTTTGTTGCtgcagtccaccatgtccaaaacTCGTCAAAATTTTAAAGGGAAAGacaattacaaaaataactttgaGACCATATTTCTTTAATTCTAAAATAGTGAAGCAAACAATAAGTGATTGTTTCTGTTGTTTCATGACAGCAGGGGCATATTGACCATGTAGATAGGAAGTGATGGTGAATTTGAGCAAGCACTGGAAGGCGACATGGAGAGCTTTCcaaataaaaagttttaattttgtGAGGAAAGTTTAATTTTCATAGTTCAGTGTATGGCTTTTTCTACTGCATATGATTATGATTAGGGCAAAGCCAAGAGACGGATGGTGAAATAAATAGTCAGTTTTGTAACCTAAAACAGTACTATAATATTTGGATTTGTTCAAATCCTATTTCACAATTTGTCATTACTCCAAtgaattttaactgacaaaattATCTCTACAACGTTTTGgaaaaaaatttttgtatgagaTTCTGATTCTAATTCCTGTTTTCAGTAATTAAATCTTTAACTTTTGGAACCAAATACAAAATAGCTTGTATGTTTATCATTtcagaaatcattaaaggatacgAAGGAGGTAGTTAAGGGTCCTCAAATGTTCGAATATTCTCTCTAATACTCACAATCCAATTAAGAcatttttcaacaatctttcAGCCTTTCAATATGTTCTTTCATTCCCAAGAAGGAAATACTCTAATTTCTGTAGTTATAACATTACCATTTCTAAAGTATTTACCTATTAAAATTTTGGATAATAGAAAAGTAGGTTATGTTGTAagtcgccaaaactgtttgcctaaTAGCGCCAAATTCTTATTTCTAAGATCTTTAAATTCAATGTCTCTTTCTCTTCTTGAAcgagtcatagtgtcccagctGATCAAAGTCATTTGCCTTTTAGAATCCTTTTGCCTTCACCAAAATTGAGAAAGTAGATagtgaattttcaaaattaaaccatCAGACAACTTAAAGCAAGATAATGTATAACTAGGAATAGCTTCATCCACAGCCTTAAGCAATACTTGTCTACCACCTGAAGATAGAAGACCGTGCTTCCATCATTGGAATATCTTCCGAACCTTctctttgatcatactaaaagaagctTTTTTAGATCTAGAGACTGTAAAAGGTAAATcaatattcatagagttagccagtTATGTACGAATAGTAGAGAAGATGTTGTGACTAAAAATACAACAGACTTATTAAGATTCACCTTCTAACCACTGATGCTTTcataataactcaacaaattcaGAATGTTTGAACATGTCTCAGAATTAGTCTTACAGAATAAGATGGAACCATCAGTAAATaggaggtggttgaccttgggacatCGCCTATTTACTTCAATACCTTGAATTAGTTTGTTTTGTTTTGCCTTGGGTAGCAAAAAGGAAATACTTTTTGCACAGAAAAAAAAGGTAGGGAGATAGAGGATCTCTTCGACGGATACATCTATTTGGTTTGAAAAAATCATAGGATTGTCCTTCCACAATATTAGAATAAGAAATAGTTGTCGCTAATTCCGAATCCACATAATCCATCGAgagtcaaaaccaaacttctccaatattaacaaaagaaaatgtcATTCTACCTTATTATATACCTTACTCATATTCAATTTTAGCGTCATTTTAGTTTTGAGTCCTAGTTTATTTGTTTTTCAAGTAATGTATATACTCAAGGATAATTAGGATAGAAAAAGTATGGGGAGCCAATAAATAtagtgtacaatgtgtacaatagggataaaattaaaattaacatcaaatgataattaagttaattaattattaataatttttaatttgaaattcagTGCAAATAAGGATTTGCAGTTACATACACCGCAAAAACGGAAAaaatttggtaacaaaaaaatttCAGCCATAATTAGCCAAAACTTTCTATAATAGACTTCATTTACATCATTtaataacagttttattttttagCCCACTCTCTTATCATTCTACTTATCATTCCACTTATCATATTCTTATCAACTccatttattaataatattaattataatatcatatCCTTTACTATTAAGCATTCTtgtaatcaatacttaatatttccttttataatttgatttttatatttaagaataaaataaaaatgattatatGACATTAATTGTCCTAAGACACACGTAATAGCATATATAGTTTCTCTGGTATGTTCATATaaagattaataataataattaacaacggttatgatttattattgtaattgattctttctttattctttcgcCTAATAAAAATACGATAATATCACATAAATTCAATAATTGTAATTGAATATTATCATACacgcttttttattttattattattattatcattatcgttttttattgtaattaattttctatttttgttaagTCATTTATCATCATTCAATGGAGAGATACAAAATCTGCTACCCTAATATAATTTTGTTTCcgttaattcaattattttaattcaaaattcaCAACTCTAATACCATTGCAAGCACAATTAGAATAGGTCAAGAAATTTTATAAGAAATCATCTTTATCATTACAAATAGTATGACATTTGAATTCGACCTTAATACGGTACCTATGGTAGAAAGTGTTGAAGAATTTGAACAATAGATGGACTCACCCGACGAGGTTATTGGTAGTCAATCAATTTTCGAGAATATGAAAAACTACACTAGTTTTGATGAGGTATAATAATAaactgttttaattttttttgtgtttttatgtgcatttataattatattgtactaactaagttcatacacataacattcatacgtttatatacataacatccataattacatacaactaacatctataaattaaattcatgtttattagatattacatccatacacatatcattttttagttattgcataagtaactataaaattaacacatgtttttaaattttatcataattgaatttaaaaaaatatcaaattcttaaattaatttattcaattgataaatttattcataacatccatagattcatacacataacatccatTATTTCATGTTAATAATATCCATAATTTGTactcataatattcataattttatacctatatgatgtctataattaataaatttttataattaatattatcaaattttaaactatacGTCTTATTGTATTCTTCAAATTATCTCATATgtgatgttttattttttaatagtctatatgtaaaatataagttgtatagtagttgttaaaaatttttaatttaattttcataatttttgtaGAAAATTATTGTATTTTAATGGATAATAATGTGATTGAGAGATGTTAGGGATTTGATTTAGGAGAAACTGAAATTGATTTTGGAAAGAACATTAATGACTCCAAACATGCAGCAAAATAGTAggtgataaaaaaaataagtgaTAAGGAAGTGTATGTCACTTGCTTATCAAGAGAATGAGAATTTTTATGTGACATTTctatattgtaattattttttagttacCTAGCATCACCCCGCAAAAACAGCCTCCCTCTCCCCATGCGATGTGAATTTCTTCACGTCCACTCTCTTCCCTTCTCACCGATGAAAGCTTCGACAACAACATTAGTCACCACCACGAGAGCATCAGACCACGCCGCCCTGTGACCTGCCAACGTACAAGCAGCACCGTTGCACACTTTGCATCACTCACTAGAAGCATCTCAATGTGCCGTCCGCGCGGCCCCTCCCGCAGCCGGCGTGTTTCATCGTCACTCCGTTTTCATCCGCCACAAACAAGGGATAGAAGCGGCTGACCGTAATTAAACATTTCACTTtggaaaaattattaaaaaggaccgttaggaagatttaattattaaaaaagacctttaatattaaaattagttagaaggactaattttataatattttaaaaaaagatcaaattttttttgtgaatAGACAAATATATCCTTAGATTAttggttatttattatttttttaaaacatattttttttaattatcactCATactcaaatccttatttttcatcTATAATTCAGAGACATTTGTTGCTGCCAATAACAAAATGTAAGACCTGGGAGTACCTGGGAATATACTATCTTTCTTCAATTATTCAAGACTTAGCCATTGAATCAAATGAAATAATTGGTGCTGATCTGAAACAATTATTTACCTGTCAGAGATCAATCAGATATATTCTTATGATAAGTTACACGTATTTAAATACTAATGtagattaattataatataatctAAAATAAATATATGCTAAAATATATATTGNNNNNNNNNNNNNNNNNNTGGTACTGATTGAAGAATCAAATTTTCTATTCAAATACCTGAAAAGCctgaaaagatatttttcaaccgtggcagaaattaaaaaaaaaatagttttgagAGTTATTTTGGGTAATAAcatcaatttttaaaaagatcCTTAGATCTTAGGTGTCCAACGATGTAACTGGGGGCATTTTTGATAAGAGAGTTTATAATTATATTGCTGGAAATGGATGGGACTTCGAATGCATTGTAAATATTCTGGCCTCTGGACGAGGATTTAAAGAAAATCTCATGCCCTAAGCTGCTCAAAttgtgatgttgatggtttgatgaaccagaaggaattaagagagagagaaaaataagttcCTTTCATtattgaagagaatgaaaaattttcttaaaaaatatttgttgagttattacaccttatatactatgtactctttatatacactcactaaaaaaaaattataatggtaattgataaagaaataatctaggtaacactCTCTCGCAAGCTAGAATTATGTAAATCTACTAATCCTAACTTGGAAACATTAGCAAGAAAAGGATCCGGTGGCAGAGCTTTGGTAAAAAAATCAGCAATTTGATCTATGGAACGAACTGGCATAAGATGAATGAGTCCAGACAAATACTTTTCACGAACAATGTGGCAGTCTACTTCAATGTGTTTAGTTTTTTCATGAAAGATGAGATTATTGGCAATATGAATGGCTGACTGGTTGTCACAGAATAGAGTGATAGACTTTTGAAGCGGCAAACCAATAAAATTCATTAAGAAAGATAACCAACTAGCTTCACAAGTGGCAACAACAAGAGACCTATATTCAGCTTCTGCAGAGGACTTGGCAACTGTGGTTTGCTTCTTACTCTTTCAGCTAATGAGAGAGTTTCCAAGCAGGAAGCAATAACCAAAAACGGAGCGACGAGTATCGGCACAGGTAGCCCAGTCAGCATCGGCAAATTCAGTGAGATGCAGATTAGAagtagaggagaagaaaagaCCAGTTGTAGGTCGGCCTTTTAAATATCGGAGTACGCAAAAAGCATCCTGTTGGTGAGAAGTGGTTGCACAGTCTAAAAATTGGCTCAAACGTCCCACAGCATAAGAGATATCGGGTCTAGTGTCTTTGAGGTAAAGGAGTAGGCCGATGAGCTGTCTGTAAACAGTGTTGTCTGTTCAAATAGTACCTGATTCCTTGGAGAGTTTCTTACTATAATCAAATGGGGTAGAGAGAGGCTTGCAATCTAGATAACCAAAATCCCTGAGAAGGTCCATGATGTACTTCCGCTGATAAATGTGAATTCCAGAGTTAGAGCGTGCTACTTCCATTCCCAAGAAGTATTTGAGATCACCAAGATCCTTTATTCTGAATTTGTCATCCAACTTTTGCTTGATGGAATTGATTTCGTCAATGTCATTCCCGGTTAAAACCAAGTCATCAACATATACTAGAATGGCAGTGAAACTTTCAGATTGTTTCTTGATGAGGAGTGAATGATCATAAAAAAACTGCTTATAACCAGCATCCATAGGAGTCTGAGTGAGCTTAATGTTCCATTGCCTGCTTGCTTGCTTAAGCCCATATAGAGACTTTTGTAATTTACAAACCAAACCTGGTTGTGACACATCCAAACCGGGTGGTATCTTCATATAAACTTCCTTGTCCAAATCTCCATGAAGGAAGGCAGTGTTGACGTCTAGCTGTTTCAAATGCCCTTTTTTTGCTGCTGCTAATGCTAACATTACTCGTAGAGTAGTTATTTTGATAATTGGACTAAAAGTATCACCATAATCTACTCCTTGCAGTGAATCCTTTTGCAACTAGCCTCGCTTTGTGCCTCTCTATCGTGCCATTGGGATTGAATTTTATCCGAAAAATCCATTTGCAACCCACAGCCTTCTTGTCTTTTGGGAGTTCAGTGAGACACCAAGTTCTGTTCTGATCTAGAGCTGTCAATTCATCTTGTATTGCCTTTCTCCAACATTCATGTGCATCCGCTTCCTCATAAGTGCTAGGTTCTTGATTTGTGGTGATGGCTAGAGAAAGTGACTTATATTTTGGGGTTAGTTTATCATATGACAAGTGTTGTGAGATAGGGTATAAAGAGTTAGAGTTGGCAAAGTTACTAGAGTGAGCTGTCTGGGTTGTCATACAATGATAGTCCTTCAAATAAGCAGGCGATTTCTTGACTCTTTCAGATTTTTTAGTAATGCAGTCATGTGTGATATCAGAGTGTTGTGATGTAAGTGCATTGTTAGTGTGTGGTGTGGTAATGGGTGCAATGGTATGTGAGAAAATTGGTGAGTGCATTGAGCTTGAGGGGTATCATATTGAAAAAGATCAATGCGTTGTGGAGTACGAGTGGGTACCACAGAAATGTCAGTGCTAGTGGAATGTAAAAATGGAAAGTGAGTTTCATAAAAAGTTACATTTCTGGATATGaaaattttctttgattttaaatcAATAAGTCGAAAACTCTTTGTTCCTAATTTAAAACCGAGAAAAGCTGTTTTTCTAGCTCTTGGGTCtaattttgttcttgaatttgttaatgtGGAGGCATATGCAAGAGAACCAAATACTCTTAAATGTGAAAGGTCAGGTAAGTTACCATACAAAAGCTTGTAAGGACTAGCATTATCCAAGTTAGTGCTGGGCAGCCTATTAATTAGGTGAATGGCGTGAGCAACTGTTTATTACCAAAAACAATATGAAATTCCTGATTGAAATAGTAGTGTTCTAGCAATACCTAAAATATGCTGGTGTTTTCTCTCTACAATTCCGTTTTGCTCTGATGTTTCTACACAAGAAGTTTGGTGTAAGATTTCAGTTGATGCAAAAAAGGATTTTAGAGTGAACTTTGACCCATTGTCAGTCCTTATACTCTTAACTTGTTTATCAAATTGTAATCtgacaaaattcacaaaattaataactaattgtgATGCTTCAGAtttggttttcataaaaaaaatccaagtGAATATGCTCTTACCATCCACCACAGTCAAAAAATATCTATGTCCTCCATTGGAAGGGACAGAAATAGGACCCCAGATATCCATATGAACTAAGTCAAAACAATCTTTTATTTCAGTTGTATTAAGAATTTAAGATTAAAagataatttcttttgttttgcaaaATGACATGAATCACAAGGAAGTTTTGAAACAATACAATCTATAAAAGGATAATACTTCTTCAGAAAAATTAATTTATGCATGGGTATGTGTCCTAATCGAAGATGCCAAATGTTGTTGTGCTCATTGTGTGAAGGTGTGGTGGGATGAGTAGTAGTCGTAGTTGCCGCCAATGAAGCTTGCTTTGTTAGAAGAGGTAGAAAGTGAGAGAATTCTGGTTCTTTATTCATTGTATATAACCCTTCTATACACTCAACAATGCCAATCATCTTTGATGTGGATCGATCTTGTATCTCACAACACTTATCATTGATTAACAGTTGACAATATAAGTTTGAGGTTAACTTTGACACAGAGATcagtttaaaatcaaaagaagaaatgtataaaatatttttgagaaaataatttttagagaatgTGATTGTGCCAATAATGGTGCTAACAATTTTTGTCCTATTTGGCAATATCACATTGATTGGAGTAATATTTTGAAAACTTGCAAAATCTTTTAAATCAAAAGTC
The DNA window shown above is from Arachis ipaensis cultivar K30076 chromosome B08, Araip1.1, whole genome shotgun sequence and carries:
- the LOC107613676 gene encoding DExH-box ATP-dependent RNA helicase DExH18, mitochondrial; this encodes MATTLFNLCARKRTIHRLKVLLLSNIHHFNAASTSQFRNFDAPIPSFSTHFRNSRFPLRFLQSWNLSGGTTLPMRQFSDHAGDGGGEKDTAAESDYEFGKSVSFELENEVNGVSSLSGSVVVKNDDTNECNSEVDDDSVECNSNSSSSSIGRDELENNSNNNNQNSEEFASVALRDPVELYRALCDAKKGAKLERSEGEVLLEVFNYFAKSGWASNQALAIYIGLSFFPTAASKFHHFFRKKCPADVARYLVSLGPSDSAVKFLFPIFVEFCLDNFPDEIKRFRGMVEMADLTKPHTWFPFARAMKRKIIYHCGPTNSGKTYNALQRFMDAKKGIYCGPLRLLAMEVFDKVNAKGIYCSLLTGQEKKHVPFSNHVACTVEMVSMQELYDVAIIDEIQMMSDPYRGFAWTRALLGLKADEIHLCGDPSVLDIVRKICQDTGDELYEQHYERFKPLVVEAKTLLGNLQNIRSGDCVVAFSRREIFEVKLAIEKQTKHRCCVIYGALPPETRRHQATLFNDQSNEYDVLVASDAVGMGLNLNIRRVIFNSLSKYNGDKMVPVPASQVKQIAGRAGRRGCLYPDGLATTMHLDDLDYLIECLKQPFDEVKKVGLFPFFEQVELFASQLPNMTFCQLLEKFGESCRLDGSYFLCLYDHIKKIANMLERVQGLSLEDRFNFCFAPVNIRDPKAMYHLLRFATTFSQNMPVNIAMGLPRSSARNDSELLDLETRHQVLSMYLWLSNHFKQERFPYVKKAEAMATDIADLLAHSLSNANWKPLSRGTRGKPKAEKGEGQPESGNAVVLKTGKHSYLRPQALSKLYDRRRQDKPLQVDQSKKVAA